CCTGGAAGTTTCTTCCGGTCTCAAAAGGGCCCGTGCATAGAGGACCGGATCGAATTCCACGAGGTCATCCTTCCCCTCTCCAACCCCGACAAACCTTACCGGAAGATGAAATTTTCGGGCCAGGCTGACGACAATCCCTCCTTTTGAGGTGCCATCGAGTTTTGTGAGGATCATTCCGGAAACAGGGATGGCTTTCCGGAAATGTTCCATCTGGCTGACAGTGTTCTGCCCAAGAGTTGAGTCCAGAACGATCAGTGTTTCAAAAGGCCTGTCTTCCATCTCCCTTTTGACCAGTCCATGGATCTTTCCAAGTTCTGCCATCAGGTTGTGTTTTGTCTGCAGCCTTCCTGCCGTATCGATAATGGCAACATCCATTTTTCGGGCCAGTGCCGCTTTTACAGTATCAAAAGCGACCGCCGCCGGATCGGCTCCTTCCTTTTGGTGAACAACAGGGATTTCCAGTTTTTCTCCCCAAAGGCGCAACTGCTGGACGGCGGCTGCACGGAAGGTGTCTGCGGCACCCAGTATGACGGACTTCCCCTCTTGCTGGAAGCGGTGGGCGAGTTTTCCGGTCGTTGTGGTTTTGCCCACCCCGTTGACGCCAACCATCAGGATGACAACGGGCTTCCAGTCTGGCTGTTCAACCCACACCGGAGGATTAAGTGGAAAGAAACTCGCAATTCTCTCTTCCAGGAAAAGAAGTGGATCTCCTTTTGTCCCATTTCCCGAGGTTTTTTCCCATTCTTTCAAATCCCGAATTAAAAGGGATGCTTGTTCCGGGCCAACGTCAGAGATGATCAGAAGGTCTTCGAGTTCTTCGTAAAACTGGGGAGACCGTTCTTTTCCGAACAGTTGTGCAAGATTATTTCCCAGTTTTTCCCGGGTTTTTTTTAATCCGGCACCCAAGCGTTGCAGAATATTCATGAGAAAACTGTCCTTCTTCTGAGAATTCCTGTCAATCGGGAATCTTTCCGAAAATCTGGTTCGGGATGTTTTGAGGGCCTATTGAAAAAAGATTTTGCTTGACAATCACTTTCTGGAGGGCGTTAGCGATCTTTCGTTCCACACTT
This window of the Leptospirillum ferriphilum genome carries:
- the ftsY gene encoding signal recognition particle-docking protein FtsY — its product is MNILQRLGAGLKKTREKLGNNLAQLFGKERSPQFYEELEDLLIISDVGPEQASLLIRDLKEWEKTSGNGTKGDPLLFLEERIASFFPLNPPVWVEQPDWKPVVILMVGVNGVGKTTTTGKLAHRFQQEGKSVILGAADTFRAAAVQQLRLWGEKLEIPVVHQKEGADPAAVAFDTVKAALARKMDVAIIDTAGRLQTKHNLMAELGKIHGLVKREMEDRPFETLIVLDSTLGQNTVSQMEHFRKAIPVSGMILTKLDGTSKGGIVVSLARKFHLPVRFVGVGEGKDDLVEFDPVLYARALLRPEETSRL